The DNA region CCTGaataaggcttggtcgcgaacattagtcgtcgTGAACTAGTTAATCGGCAGTtcatcgcgaaataaagtcgccgcgaataaaaattggtttacagtatatagtGAAAAATAAGTAGATGTATAATAACATAACGCCAAAATAATCAATAAGATAATTGTTATTCCTTGATTGatcatatatcattttattgaaaattgttaattagtaaaatacACCAGCTCGCATTTGTCTATCAGTAATCGACAATCCAACCCATTATTTTCACTTGTTTACAGTAGTTTTGTTCCTGTACACGTGGACCTCCACAACGGCGTACATCGCCGAACCAACGACCAGGAGAACAATAACAAGCAACAACTTGACTTTGACGCATACGTATAAACTGATGACGAAGTACACAGTAAAACTAGCGGCCTTCGTGCAGTGGTAGTTGGCAAAGGCTGCTTCCGTCCTCTCTGGGAACAGTAACGCTATCAATGCTGTAAATATTCCAATAAAATTACACCTcagtttattttattcttttttgtcattaatttcaaaaacgtttacataaaaatatatatatatagtttatataAAACGGCATTTTCCTTtgagaaaaagagaaaatgaaaatttcaccTACCATTTGATTGAGTCTGCCAGATACCTTCTCCTAGGCCCCACATAACAGCCATAGCGAATACATATGCTTTTTGGTTTTCCGTAGGAACCCATACGTATAAAAGGATAAAAATTGCCAAATTGACAGCTGCCGCGAAGGAAAAAAGAACATAACGCCCCGTGTATTTAGCTATCCGTGACGTCACTAAGGCACTGATGGTGGTGGCACATCCATAACTGGCCATAACAAAACCTACCATCTGTATTCCAAAGATGCAACTTATGAATGACTGAAAAGAGAATTAAGAGACTCTAGATTATTTACGTTCATCAACATTTTTACTATTGCAGTATCAGTATGTcagtcatataaaaaatattggaagGTTTAAAACGTTAAATCTAtggattattttctttacaGTATCATAGTTTAGAGCTTAACaattcatatcttaaaattttaggaaGATTTTGATGGTTAATGTGTTGAACATCCAGTCTccttaaagcattgtaaacgaAATACAgttaatttattgttttgtaaCATTGAAGCACAAACCTTTGTGAAATCAGTCCACAATACGGCTTGTTCCATTGCCATAATTGAAATAAAGGGTAAAAGAAAAGCAAGTTTTGGATCCTGCAAAGCGGAGAAACAGGCTGTAAATGATTCTTTTTTGTTCGATTGTTCTGCCCATTCACTTTTAGGAATTGAGGGCAAAAAGGCCGCAGTGCAAAGAAATCCAAGCACATCAAAGGCCAAGAAAATCGACAACATTAGGTAGACTGTTGGCGCCGCAGGCTCCACGATTTTGCTCGTCTCGTTACCGGAAGTGGTTATGGGACAGTCATTGCAACCGCATGTTGACGTAATAACTGACGTCATATTATATTCATCCttgtttaaaacaaaggatGAAACTAAATTTCCTGTTATCTGTGTTAGTTCATAAAAGGTGAAGAAAATTCCATTTAAACGACTGAGAGTGGCATGCGTATCGGCTCTATTTAACTCGGAAGCCGAATATGCGTTGTTAGATATAAACACACTCTGAGAAGTCCATAATGGACCAGATATCAATCCAAGTAGAATAGATGTCGGTATCAAGGTTGCAAAGGTTGGATAGAAGTTGCTGCACGTGTACAGAATATGTGATACCCAGGAAATAAGCAGTGAAATCTTAATTCCAAGCGTCTTTATGATCCAGGGAGCTAAGATGGCGGATACAATGATGAATGCATAGAGACATGACAGCGATATTACTCCTAGTCCGTCCTCTTGGTTCAAACTACTCTGGAGGTTTTGTAAAGCAAGATAGGCAGTAAACACAGCGAAAAAGCTCAGGGAAATGATCACAACATTCCAGGTTTCTCGTCCACTTATTCCAACTTCTTTCTCGGTAGTTTTACACCCAAAACAGATCTTCATCGTAAACTTTGTGGTTGCTAGCTGGACTTCTGTGGCGATGCTACAATATGATGGTGTGATAGGTGATAGTTTAACACCTAAAGCAAATTCCCATGATGACCTTCGGACAATGATACCCCACgcttgtttatttttatcttaattttgtgAGCGTCCCGGATCCACTAGACAACAATGATAAATTGGACATTCTTGGATTTCTACCCAACCCTACCACTTGTTCATACAATATCGTTTTCATCTCAACGAATATTGCTAGGCACCTGTAAGGGTTCATGTGTGTTCAGTAAGTAGGACAAGACATGTAGCTGAAATAAttcatctaaatatctttaagaTCAGTATCTGGCCGATGTCAGCAGTTTTAAATCAAGGTAGAATCaaccctaattatgtaacattcATCGTATTCGATGATTTGTAGATTTTCTAAGAACTGCGGATAATAACGGTGAACATTTCTTTAAGGTAGTCCACccataatgattatttttcatatctaatagattgcaagtttAATCGCTAAACTATAAGTGTGATTTTAATGGGTTTATTTAATAGTAAGATTCATCTTAAACATTTCGAACATTAACAAAGTTAACATTGACATCTATAGGAACACACATTTTTACTACAAGCAATTTTCtcacaaaggaatatatatgtaagaattaacaaaaaatcCTACTGTAGTTTATTCTAGTTTATCAATCATGAGCTTACAATAAGAATATTatgaatattgttttatatcaataaaGTGCAAAGGAAATCAGTTGtaaacactattttttttttttgaaaaggagAAACTTGTTTCGTCATTTCGGCATTCTTGACGCAGATCGCTTATACGCTTTCATTAAAAACCATGTATCAGAATGGTGTGATGACCTTGGTTTGCAAAGATTTCGCTATCGCGTATTGTGAGTTACCCTGTCAACAGTATTAAATCAAAAAGTTTGGCTGTCAGCATTGataaactttattatttataaataattacaaTATAATTGTACTATGATTCTCATCATGAATATCACAAGAGTTAATTCTAGTTTACCAATCATGAGCTTACAATAAGAATATTatgaatattgttttatatcaataaaGTGCAAAGGAAATCAGTTGTAAACACTAATTTTTTTTGGGAAAAGGAGTAACTCGTTTCGTCATTTCGGAATTCTTGACTCAGATCTAAGTACGCCTATCCGATTATGGTTCCAATGTTTTGACTGGCAAGAGTCTGTACTTTCGGGTCAAAGTTCATCTCGCAGATGAACGAATGCTTCTCGGAGCACGACACATCCCCCCACTCATAGTCGTACTTTGGGTACTCGATGACCAGACAGTCCTGGACGCCCGCAATGTTGTTGGGCTGCCCGGAGTGCCAGTGGGTGTAGTTTAGGGGGACGGGGTGAGCCTGACCACTCCACGTGAAAGAGTTCTCGTGGTCAAAGTCGTTCCCGTTTGTCCACAGTCCGAAGTCGGCAGCAAGAGACATTGCTGAAAGGTACCGATATTGCtaggttatacatgtacagtgccGATATTGCtaggttatacatgtacagtatatacatttccCTACAGTATGTGTCATATTTGCAACTCGCGAATCAATATTTGACATCAGTTCTTTGCGAAATAACGAATTTTCTTATAAAAGCGGATTAAAATGTTcgcttttaatacatattgtactatataaatagtgcctgtttgggagggtaacagttgaaattgacaccccgagaaaaccattgtcaaccgacgcgaagcggaggttgacaatggttttcgaggggtgtcaatttcaactgttatcctcccaaacaggcactatttattttgttatactgaatgtcttttttaaaaattttaagaaaattttactgcttttatataggaataacgtgaattctacagcgaaccgtacgcgcataattttcgcgcatgtaacattttttaatgttacccgttgccatgtgcgttgctaacgctgagggtaatagtaaatattattaactgcgtcttaaccaatcagatttcagtatttaacatgaaagtataacaaaagtATTTATCACATGTAGTACTTCTATGATATTTTACATTCATGTAAAAGTGCATGTCGTAAATACGTTTTTGTTGCGTAtctatagtaaaaaaaaattgcctgtAATTTACAACGTGATTTTATAAAAAGCAAACTTAATTACCATGTGAAGCGTTGATCATGTTTGAGATGAACGCTTGTTCGGCAGCAGTTTCTATGGCTACTAGGCTCGCCTGGGGCCAGATGGCTTTACACGCTTTCATGGCTTCTATGTACGTTTTTGGCTCCATGTGGAACACGTAACACGTGGTCTGTCCACCAATGTTGTTCTCCACTGACCCGGGGGGACACCGCGGAACTCGGATACCTTcgcataaaaaaatttaatgaatatgtATGTAATTTTAACTATTTTAGACATTTCATACATTCGTCAATCTAGTTGGCTactattttgttaaattgtttgaaGAATAACATTTTCTTCCTACCTTCTGTACTACAAGGTGCGTTGTAAACACTCAGGTCGTCCACATACACGTACTGATTCAGATGGTCAGCTTCAAACACAATCTATGAATCAAAGCCCATACACACTTAGTAGAATATACATACCGCGGTATACATGACAAGCTGGGGTGTCATAACTAGATGtgtcattttaaagaaaaaaacaagtgcatatatattctttattgaTGGTTATCTTtgtatttacaaaatcaattcgcgtttttgtttacttgttggAACATCACCAATAATTACCAATACCCCATTTTAGTTCCTCATTTACAGTAAATTTATTATTACATGACATATGGTGGAATCTCCCTTAAATGTAATCCAATGTTCAGGACAAtttcaaagaagaaaaacattcaTTATAATATAGTGGGCATTAACTGGCTTAATCTTAGACATAACCATTAATAGTTATGCTTGgctcaaagttttttttctttcgaatgTTCACAGGTTGTTCGACGGGGTCGCGTTAGGGATCGGACCTCGTATCCTATAACCGTACAATGGTCGAAAAATGCCACTAAACGTTCATATAACATATACTAGTATCTTCAAGAATTTCCTGTACTCACTTGAAATGGTCTTCTAAGATACTCTGGGTCAGGGGTAATCTCAGCAAGTGTCCAGTCGTGCGCAGGGATATTAGTAACCGAGAAGACCGGGTTACCCCTCAGATTTCCCTCCTACGGATGAAATAAAGTCCAATTAAAATTGTCCTAATTAGAAGTTCCTTGTTTCATGTTGTTGTCCAATATCGGTACATTTGTtacttttttcagtttttttcgTCAATAATATCTTACCGTTTGTCTATTTGGCTTACTTTAGCATACTTGCTTAACCATCAATATCAAAGTCGCTATATTCTGTTTGCATacgaaaatgtttgaaattgtaaaaataaatggtaTTCCTCAATGTCTTAAAATCGTCAAATTGTACGCCCGCTCATAACTCGATTTTATATCATGATAAAGTGTCTTTCATTTAAACTTAATATGGCATTACTTGCAGATAAACATTTAGCTTTCCAGCAGTATTCTGGCGAGTTTCTGCTTTGTAAAAGAACCGGATACAATAAGCATGTGCAGGATTAAAAGGTCTTGATGTCACGCGCATTATGTAACTTCCGGGTCTGTAATTTCTTAAACTGTgacctgaaataaaaaatatataagaaatataatatataataaaatataaaatataaaaaaaaaaaaaactatttctcACACAAACAGATtgaaagggttttttttcacagtGGAAATTTTTTGTGTCGATTCATTAATTGTTCACCCATTTTGGAGCCCAAGGTGTGATCAGGGTAGGTGTTGTCTATCTGCCAGTCATAAGTATCGTCCCTGTTCTGGGTGAAGCCGCACATCAGGCTGCCATCCTCGAAATCGCAATGTGTTAAATTGAACGAGTACAGGTTGCTGGCAGCTTTCATATAGGAAAAACAGAATGTAAGTTTATTTCACTCTTATATGTAACAACAAAAGACAAATGTTTAAGCTGCATGCAGAaaggtattattttatttcactcTTTTAGAATACCAACAGAAGACCAAAGGACTATAAACTGTGCTTGATTATTTTAGCGAGAAATTAGACCGCTCACCGTTAAGTCCTACATCGCCACAGTTCTGCTCGATCGTGGTGTCGAGTTGTGCCTTCAGCTTCTGTACCAGTGCCGCCATTTCATCGGCCTTGTTGCGGATATCGTTGTACGTGGTCTGAAATGTATGCATTGCCAAACACTGCTGCTCGTTCGCCAGACCTACGCCCATGCAACTTAAGCCGCACAGCAGGGACAGAACCCGTATAAAACGCATTTTTACTTGGTCCAAATAGTTAGTTACCTCAGCAAAAGTCttttcaaaatgaagaaaattgaagcAGTTTGAAATTCTGTCACTGACCAAATTTCTAAAGTTCTAGGAGGGACGATAACTGTTCAAGTAAAATAACGATCAGCTCTAAGAATATTTCGTATCATTTTCTCAAGTCGCATTACGATTCGATATTGAAGTTTTGTCTCATAAATGTGCCAAATAAAGGGTGTGTAAATAACAGAATATCgcatttattatttacatacaCAATATAAATTGTCTCTTATCTGCAATATAGCGTTGTATTAAAACAAATTGGATGCAAGATCTTTAAAGGTGGTACATTACGATATCTCCATCGTAAATTTTTGTAACGTTCGATTTCCTTTTGAACTAAAGCTACAGTAATCTTGATTTACTACATGAATGGGTTTTTCACAGAGAAAAATATTCGTTATATGCCCAATACATTTTACTTTGTACATGTCTATGTAATAATTTCTATTAAATAAAGCGatgattttaatgtgtattcCTTCTGAAGTTCTCATTTTATTTCCTGCATGGTaacaacatttttgaaattcatgaaGTTGCAATCACGTTTTCTCTGGCATTCCAAAAGAGCTTTCCCCCCGAAGTGTTGGTGATTGTTCATTAGAATAGTCTTCATTGTCTTAAGATAAACAAGACTTAATATTGTCTTGAGCGACTCGAACACGTCGTACAAGCTACTGACTTTGTCACATCTGAAGCCTTATTGAGATAATGCATTTACAGATTTAGATACAGCAATCATCCCTACTAGTTTGACGTGCTTGAGAAGTATGCCATcttctttgatttgaacatattttattgtgtaaataacacaaaaggattggaaacaagttcttgcaacttacaagttcctctcctaatgataatacatacaatatatacaattgtcataGTACATAGTCTTTTAGTTTCACGTTCTCATTTATCCAGAAATGCTGATTAGATGCATCTAATAAAGATATCTGGgtaaatttgttcaaaatttcaaagatGTATTATAATCGAGTCCTCAATTAAATAAGTGCctattttcatcaaaatcaaaattctaaACACAGTCatcattttgaaatgatttattaaaaattacattatatatatttatcataaaaaatatggttgattaaattatatacatgatTTCACAGAGGTACAAAAGTAATGAACTATTTACAAATGAATGAGGTGGAATGGTCTGTGATACATAGTGTACACAATCCACAGCTGTGGTAAGTCTTGGTTAAAGAGTTCTTGGTAGAAACGATGATCACATCCATGTCCATATACACATGTCCATCAACAAAAAGATGATGGTTTCTGATATACATTATTTATGAATGAAACAATTATATGGAATatgatgcatgtatttttattttggtaAACTTTGTCACAGGTGTATTAAACAAATGGATGTAAACATCTCAAGATGATGGTCTCCACACAACAGTTTTGAGGGAAAACTGGTCTTACTATCtaaaatatcttcttttcaGAATTCCTGAATTTTCCCTAACAACAATCCatataattacatttaattttctttttggatataaaataacataataCAAACATGGATTTAAAAATTTAGTAATCATAGTGAAATGCTGAGATTTCTATTTTTAGAGTAGTACATTGCTTGGTATAGATGGCACATGGAGGATAAATGTACTGTCAGTGTGTGTGTCAGCTAATGACCTTTGACCTCAATAATGGCCTCGTTTTGATTCTCCTGCGAACCTGAGTTCCATCTCCATTTGTTCGTTCATTTCCTGCCTCCTTGCTATCAGAACCACAACGAAGACAacctagaaaaaaaatcaaaggttTTCTCCGGTTacaatactgtagattcctaattaaatgtgaggaattaatatccccgtaaaattgcgagaagcacccttcgcggattttaaaatctcgccattattatCTGAGAGTTtagaactataagaaataaggagaaaatTTCCACAttcgtgattttatattcttgcgatttgGTACAAACCAgcggatcgcggaattaagtactcgcgtaatataagaaATTTACAGTAGATGATTATAGGTTTTATTTGCATGTGcaatgaaattaatgaaatgtttGCTGTTTACACAAAGTTAATGATTGGAGATGTGATAAATGAACTTACATTGAGTAGAGTCCTGAACACCCAGAACAGCCAGGTAAACACCACGAAGGCCAGCCTCTGTAAGACAGGTACAACAATTTACTGATACTGCAGTGGTAAAGggtgtaaatacatgtactacaatgaCTGCTTTATATACATTGTGACTATAGAGGCCTGTTAAGCAGAGCGAGTGCTTATAAGCTGAGGCACCAATATTCACTATCCTAACGATGCAAATGTTGAAGAGCAGTCATTCTGCTGAACAGGTCTCAGGAGTAGCCTTTTTTATTCCCTCTTGCAACTTGCTGAAGAGGGGATAAAATATGGCTGTGTGTACGTAAGTTAGTTGATAAGTATACAAAACTGTCTGTAGCAACAATAACTGGGAAAAAACcctttagtacatgtattaggaataatcaattttttatatactttttaagcATTGTTGTAATTAAAGAACCCTAgtctttttcaaagattttggcaaattattttttgagtgTTAAAACTCAAATTTCTGttcaacaaaagaaataaaGGAGCTAATTTTGCTCATTGTTCCAGTATTGAAGATGTTTTAACATTGCGAGAAGAGgaataactttatttatttgaacatTGTAACCATGCAGAGGAGTTACTATTTTAACATTGTGACAAGGGGAATAACTATGTTTTAACATTGTGTAAAGGAGATatactttgttttaattaaCATCGTGCCAAGGGAAGAACTTTGTTTTGCTATGTGAATTGgggaaaaaaagtttaattatgGAATAAGGGGgatactttaaaaacaaatgatgattttgttttaactttGTGAAATAGAAAGTAAATCTGTGACAAGTGCAAACATTAGTAACATATTGgaatcaaatattcattttacattGTGACTAGTTGAAGgctattgtttaaataatatgttattATTTTCTAATAAAGTTCTGAAATGGAATTTTACAACTAAAGTGAAATGATCTCTCCTATTAAAACTTCTAAAACATGTCTCTTAAAAAAGATCTCAGTACTTACAAATGTGTTCATGGCGTAGAATGTGTACTCGAAAACAGAAAATGCGAACTCGACAAGGATGTAAATGATGAGATAGATGATGTAAATTTTGTGAGCTCTCATGTACATCACAAAATGCTACAATAAAAAATGCAATCATGGTAGATATACATAAATTAATCATATGTTAATTATCCTAAATAATCAATATGAAACGAAATAGATATATATagacaatattttgaaataaccTTGCATATACAATGTagaatgaaatgaattataaaaacaaaatcataataaaCACATGCAGACATTTTACAGACTTGACTGCTACAAAATCATTCATGTCCTTTAATAATATCAACACATACCCTTTCCATGGTTTGTAGAATCATGAAGCCACTGTACAGGATAAGGACCACATGACCAAATGTGAGCACTATGTCACTCGCCAAGAAACCTGGAACAGACAAAATTATAGTTAGTGGCCGAGTGTGTTATTGGACAAAGAACGCACACTGCACTAAACAGTACATCACAAAAGAATCCAATGTAAATTGAAGTGAAATACAAAGTTAAGGTTGTTACCGGTAttctattttttaacattttttaattatcacaACTGTtataaaacatatgaaatttttgctgaatattaaataaaaaaagaaaacctaaATATGATATCAcgatatcaatatatatttaatataattttatactctaactgaaatatatttatcaaagtCTTTGACACGctggttttatatatatatatatatatatatatatataccggtacttacTCTGCCAGAAGTGAGCCCGCCACAACGTCTTAAATCCCATACTGATCTCAAAGTCCGTCCCTGTTGCTATAAGATCAACCAGTCGCAGAGTCAAGGCGAATGTGGCCGTAAACTACAAAcagtaaaaaaatacatgtacatatacattcaTAGCATTATGTCAATTTTCATGGGCATGCAATAATTAAACCTTTATATTAAGGGAatcttttgagaaaaaaaattgacctttaCCAACTTGGTAATTACTACGTAAACTTCGGATCACTATAGGGAGAATACCAGTATTTATTGTTTGTATTCaaacttttttgtatttaaacttCTTGAATTGAAGCTCAGATTGTGGATTAAAATATCTTGAGTACTTCTCATTATGAAAGTCAACTGGGTGAGGCACCTAAACTATATTCATTCTGTTTCTGATAACTGTGGTATTGCTGTCATCTGCAGGAAAGTAAAGGAGTTACGGTCGGAACACTTCCGTGTGATATTATTCAAAGTTGTTTGCCAAGACTGCTCTGCGGTTTGAAATTGACTCTGTATCAGCAAAATATACATCCCATGATGAAGTCGGACGAGTGTCATTGCATTCTAtgtattcattatatatattagCCAATGACTGGACAGTTAACCATGAGTTATTTATAAGACCCAACCTTTATCAAATCAAGAGTTTCTCACATACTGCTAATTTTAAGgttcaagctcttgttaaaacagTTCTAAAAGGCATTTTCTGGTCAAATACTgtgcaatttaaatttttttataaattgtgaCATAATTGTACTAAACATTTTCGTTGATTCCCATTCCCTAGCTGATATAACCACCTTAAATAAAGTACACAACAGAAATTGCTTAATCAACATCATTAAATTATCTCCTAGGTAAACAATCATCAAATTGTCCCTAAAAAAAGTGCATTTAGTTACTCtcattaatttatgtaatacCATTTATAGAGACTTATTCTGGGTCTTTTACGTAAATTAATTATatcttatatatacatacagTACTTGTACCATatatgtgtacaaacatatataCTAATTGACCATTATGTATTAAAACAGTTGATACGTTTTAGATTCATTTAATGGAAATGTATTGACAATCCATGACAAATACCGGAAGTAAATATACGGCGATTGATAGTTCGAATTAATAATTTTACCTTTTCTATACCTGGCCAAATAACTTTAAACATCGCATTCTTGTTCCTAGTATACTTATTAACTTACCACCACAAAAATATAGCCCACAAAGCATGCTGTTCGTAGATTCCAACAGAGGAACCTGTGCATCAACGCCATATTTGTTTTCTCTCGTCTCGTTTTAAACTTGTCACACCTGAGGCAGGTAAGGGAGAAATCAGTATATGCACCATGCACTAAATGACGAAAATATTTCCGATTTAGGAGAACCTGATGTTGCAAACAGAGTAATTAAAAAACGTCCAactaattttgttattatttaaagtTAAAGAGCTGTACATTAAAACCATATTATAAATTGATGATTATATATTTACGTTTTCCACGCTCCGGTACATACAAATATAACGAGTGCTCCCTCAGTCGCGTAACCAAGTGGCGGATATAAGACTTTTACAAGTAATAGATTTCCAAAAcacttgcctgactaaacaaatttattaaatggaagcatgcatgtttCAATTAAGCTATCttataagaaaagaattttaatttctCGATGTTGATCATAAATTCTAGTGCATGTATATcacttaaaattaaattatttcattaaatttaattccCAACCATAGGAAATAGGAAAGGCCAAGGATATTCAAGCACGTGTTGTTTTCGAAAgtatgtggggggggggggggggggcttcatCTATaacatcttgacaagcaattaataAAAGGGcgaattctcaaaatcatgaaaaaaatccTAATTGTAACTTCCATTTAATTACAttccttattttcagtttcatttattacattctccaacaaaagtg from Crassostrea angulata isolate pt1a10 chromosome 7, ASM2561291v2, whole genome shotgun sequence includes:
- the LOC128157302 gene encoding uncharacterized protein LOC128157302, giving the protein MALMHRFLCWNLRTACFVGYIFVVFTATFALTLRLVDLIATGTDFEISMGFKTLWRAHFWQSFLASDIVLTFGHVVLILYSGFMILQTMERHFVMYMRAHKIYIIYLIIYILVEFAFSVFEYTFYAMNTFRLAFVVFTWLFWVFRTLLNVVFVVVLIARRQEMNEQMEMELRFAGESKRGHY
- the LOC128155986 gene encoding protein unc-93 homolog A-like, giving the protein MKICFGCKTTEKEVGISGRETWNVVIISLSFFAVFTAYLALQNLQSSLNQEDGLGVISLSCLYAFIIVSAILAPWIIKTLGIKISLLISWVSHILYTCSNFYPTFATLIPTSILLGLISGPLWTSQSVFISNNAYSASELNRADTHATLSRLNGIFFTFYELTQITGNLVSSFVLNKDEYNMTSVITSTCGCNDCPITTSGNETSKIVEPAAPTVYLMLSIFLAFDVLGFLCTAAFLPSIPKSEWAEQSNKKESFTACFSALQDPKLAFLLPFISIMAMEQAVLWTDFTKSFISCIFGIQMVGFVMASYGCATTISALVTSRIAKYTGRYVLFSFAAAVNLAIFILLYVWVPTENQKAYVFAMAVMWGLGEGIWQTQSNALIALLFPERTEAAFANYHCTKAASFTVYFVISLYVCVKVKLLLVIVLLVVGSAMYAVVEVHVYRNKTTVNK
- the LOC128155454 gene encoding uncharacterized protein LOC128155454, with product MRFIRVLSLLCGLSCMGVGLANEQQCLAMHTFQTTYNDIRNKADEMAALVQKLKAQLDTTIEQNCGDVGLNAASNLYSFNLTHCDFEDGSLMCGFTQNRDDTYDWQIDNTYPDHTLGSKMGHSLRNYRPGSYIMRVTSRPFNPAHAYCIRFFYKAETRQNTAGKLNVYLQEGNLRGNPVFSVTNIPAHDWTLAEITPDPEYLRRPFQIVFEADHLNQYVYVDDLSVYNAPCSTEGIRVPRCPPGSVENNIGGQTTCYVFHMEPKTYIEAMKACKAIWPQASLVAIETAAEQAFISNMINASHAMSLAADFGLWTNGNDFDHENSFTWSGQAHPVPLNYTHWHSGQPNNIAGVQDCLVIEYPKYDYEWGDVSCSEKHSFICEMNFDPKVQTLASQNIGTIIG